The Benincasa hispida cultivar B227 chromosome 11, ASM972705v1, whole genome shotgun sequence genome has a segment encoding these proteins:
- the LOC120091988 gene encoding IAA-amino acid hydrolase ILR1-like 3, whose amino-acid sequence MGLLLLWAFFSIFPFCITSTLETEPPLELSRLTRELLESARKPEFFEWLVRARRKLHENPELSFEEFETSQFIRTELVSLGINFTWPVAKTGIVASVGSGGHPWFALRADMDALPIQEMVEWEHKSKNDGKMHACGHDVHVTMLLGAAKLLHQRRNELKGTVKLVFQPGEEGRGGAYYMVKEGAVEEVKGIFGLHVAQDMTVGVIGSRPGPFTACSGRFLATIQGIGGRQATDSLLAMSSAIISLQHIISRETDPLDSRVISVGFVKGGEAGNVIIPETVTFGGTFRSIALEGLYNLKQRIQEVIKLQSAVHQCRATVDFMEEKARFYPPIINDQSLYNHVKKVGQHLLGGPSNVLHLPNTMGAEDFSFYSQHIPAAFFMIGAKNITMDSGIPLHSPYLVLDEQVLPLGAALHAAVAISYLDQHHHVPNN is encoded by the exons ATGGGACTATTACTTCTATGGGCGTTCTTTTCCATCTTCCCGTTCTGTATAACATCGACCCTGGAAACTGAACCGCCATTGGAGTTGAGTCGTCTAACTCGGGAGCTTTTGGAATCGGCGAGAAAACCAGAGTTCTTCGAGTGGTTGGTTAGGGCTCGAAGGAAATTGCACGAGAATCCAGAGCTGTCCTTCGAGGAATTCGAAACCAGTCAATTCATCCGAACAGAGCTCGTGTCTCTTGGGATTAATTTCACTTGGCCCGTCGCTAAAACTGGGATTGTGGCCTCCGTGGGATCAGGTGGGCACCCATGGTTCGCTCTTAGGGCTGATATGGATGCTCTTCCTATTCAG GAAATGGTGGAGTGGGAGCATAAGAGCAAGAACGATGGAAAAATGCATGCTTGTGGCCATGATGTTCACGTTACAATGCTTCTTGGCGCTGCTAAGTTGCTTCACCAGAGAAGAAATGAGCTGAAG GGGACAGTGAAGCTCGTTTTCCAACCTGGGGAAGAGGGACGTGGTGGGGCTTACTATATGGTAAAAGAAGGCGCTGTAGAGGAGGTGAAAGGTATATTTGGATTACATGTCGCACAAGATATGACAGTAGGAGTAATTGGTTCAAGGCCTGGTCCATTTACGGCCTGTAGTGGTAGGTTTTTGGCCACAATCCAGGGAATTGGTGGTCGTCAAGCAACAGATTCGCTTCTAGCCATGTCTTCCGCTATTATCTCTCTTCAACACATAATTTCTCGAGAAACAGATCCTCTTGATTCCAGG GTAATCAGTGTAGGATTCGTCAAGGGTGGCGAAGCAGGAAATGTGATAATACCCGAAACCGTGACATTTGGAGGTACTTTTCGAAGCATTGCATTGGAAGGTCTTTACAACCTTAAGCAAAGAATTCAAGAG GTGATAAAGCTTCAATCAGCTGTTCATCAGTGTAGAGCCACTGTAGACTTCATGGAAGAAAAGGCAAGGTTCTACCCACCTATTATCAATGACCAATCATTATACAACCATGTAAAGAAGGTTGGACAACATTTACTTGGAGGCCCATCAAATGTGCTTCATCTTCCTAACACCATGGGAGCAGAGGACTTCAGCTTCTACTCGCAACACATTCCTGCTGCATTTTTCATGATCGGAGCTAAGAACATTACGATGGATTCCGGAATACCGTTGCACTCGCCGTACCTTGTCCTTGATGAACAAGTTCTTCCACTTGGAGCTGCTCTTCATGCTGCTGTTGCAATTTCTTACTTAGATCAACATCATCATGTGCCCAATAATTAA
- the LOC120091088 gene encoding uncharacterized protein At5g41620: MPRQNLAVELIPGKIRKRGCSSSASSSSSILHNYRFKRAILVGKRAGSSTPLPSWRLMSSRSRSPASAFRSTESPKYELYQCGSGRSKQAPVSARKLAATLWEMNELPSTRVKESLALDERKSRKEMKAREKTTRSVHSGSLPPHLSDPSHSPVSERGDRSGTGSRCRRTSSMSQRLKLADHGVGVLDSVSNASLMEIETRSRAPTPSASIVGVKTRLKDVSNALTTSKELLKIINRVWGHEDRPSTSMSLISALHAELERARLQINQLIQEQRYEQNDISYLMRCFAEEKEAWKSKEQEVVEAAIESVAGELEVERKLRRRFESLNKKLGRELAETKSSLLKVVKELESEKRAREIMEQVCDDLANDVGDDKLELEEMQRESAKLCDNVKKEREMKRLAAVLHEEQAHIDASDAKYDLEDKNAAVDKLRNQLEAFLGIKRAKEKELGSNDSNEVKFAAYLNKNGVRSFQSEEKEEGEVVDGVECEEDLAESDLHSIELNMDNNNKSYDWIHSSGIPLDSRRPSIDDELKARKSTSKKGSRKSTSLQRSISDGVEWGSQAENHPISGDHVLDWERSSVLEKVASGKVYGDHFQGYNSSKNLRDQILSGSRLGSLKVTASPTRLWEQA; encoded by the exons ATGCCAAGGCAGAATCTTGCGGTGGAATTGATTCCAGGGAAAATCAGAAAACGAGGCTGTTCCTCAtcggcttcttcttcttcttctattcttcATAATTACAGGTTTAAGCGAGCGATTCTTGTGGGTAAAAGAGCCGGATCCTCCACTCCATTGCCTTCATGGAGGCTTATGAGCTCTCGATCGAGATCCCCTGCTTCTGCATTTCGTTCTACTGAGTCACCCAAATACGAGCTCTATCAGTGCGGCAGTGGTCGGTCCAAGCAAGCTCCGGTGTCGGCGAGGAAGCTGGCGGCGACGCTGTGGGAGATGAATGAGTTGCCGTCAACGAGGGTGAAGGAGAGTCTGGCTTTGGATGAGAGGAAATCGAGAAAGGAAATGAAGGCCAGAGAGAAAACGACCCGGTCGGTTCATTCTGGTTCTTTGCCTCCCCATCTCTCCGATCCGTCTCATAGCCCTGTTTCCGAG AGGGGGGATCGTTCCGGGACGGGAAGTCGCTGTCGAAGAACTTCGTCCATGTCTCAGAGGCTAAAGCTTGCTGATCATGGCGTTGGGGTTCTTGATTCTGTTAGCAATGCTAGTTTGATGGAG ATTGAGACAAGATCAAGAGCCCCAACTCCGAGTGCGTCGATTGTTGGTGTTAAAACGCGGTTGAAGGATGTTAGTAATGCCTTGACGACTTCTAAGGAGCTTCTCAAAATTATTAACCGTGTTTGGGGCCATGAAGATCGTCCTTCGACGAGCATGTCCCTAATCTCGGCCTTACATGCTGAGCTGGAGAGGGCTCGATTGCAGATTAATCAGCTTATCCAAGAGCAAAGGTATGAGCAGAATGACATAAGCTATCTGATGAGGTGCTTTGCTGAAGAGAAGGAAGCATGGAAAAGCAAGGAGCAAGAAGTTGTGGAGGCTGCTATTGAGTCTGTGGCTGGAGAGCTCGAAGTTGAAAGGAAACTTCGAAGAAGGTTCGAGAGCTTGAACAAGAAGCTCGGGAGAGAACTGGCTGAGACAAAATCATCACTTCTGAAAGTAGTCAAAGAACTTGAGAGTGAAAAAAGGGCAAGGGAAATTATGGAGCAGGTATGTGATGACTTAGCGAATGATGTTGGGGATGATAAGTTAGAACTAGAGGAAATGCAAAGAGAATCTGCTAAACTGTGTGACAATgtcaagaaagaaagagagatgaagCGACTCGCTGCTGTGCTGCACGAGGAACAAGCTCATATAGATGCCTCGGATGCTAAGTATGATCTCGAGGACAAGAATGCAGCAGTTGATAAACTGAGGAATCAACTTGAGGCATTCTTGGGTATCAAAAGAGCTAAAGAAAAGGAACTCGGATCAAATGACTCAAATGAAGTAAAATTTGCAGCATACCTAAATAAAAACGGGGTTCGTTCGTTTCAAAGTGAAGAAAAGGAGGAAGGGGAAGTTGTAGATGGAGTGGAATGCGAAGAAGATTTGGCTGAAAGTGATCTTCATTCTATAGAATTAAATATggacaacaacaacaaaagctATGATTGGATCCACTCTTCTGGTATTCCTCTTGATTCTAGAAGGCCTTCAATAGATGATGAACTCAAAGCAAGAAAGTCTACTTCTAAGAAGGGTTCAAGAAAAAGCACTTCTTTACAAAGAAGCATATCTGATGGTGTGGAATGGGGAAGCCAAGCTGAAAACCATCCAATTTCAGGAGATCATGTCTTGGATTGGGAAAGAAGCTCTGTACTGGAGAAAGTAGCGTCTGGAAAAGTTTATGGAGATCACTTTCAAGGATATAATTCATCTAAGAACCTCAGAGACCAGATCTTATCTGGGTCGAGGCTCGGTTCGCTTAAAGTCACTGCCAGCCCAACTAGGCTGTGGGAACAAGCATGA